The proteins below are encoded in one region of Mycolicibacterium neworleansense:
- a CDS encoding SDR family NAD(P)-dependent oxidoreductase, with translation MGETRPLAMVTGASSGIGWELAKLLAADGYDLVLVADEEAVDARAEELGSSGVSARAIRVDLRNPDDVDQLYYAVIQGATDGTRHLDVAVLNAGAGRAGPFVEGDLDTDLGIIDLNVRSTTQLAKLVLRDMAARGAGKVLFTSSIAATMPGSLQTVYNASKSFVQSLSEALHDEFRDTDITVTALMPGPTDTNFFRRGGMLDTVVGQMPKDDPAEVAKQGYEALMSGRRKVVAESVSSKAMGLANRVLPDSVKAAASRLISSPAGRH, from the coding sequence ATGGGTGAAACACGACCGCTGGCGATGGTGACGGGTGCCTCGAGCGGCATCGGATGGGAGCTGGCCAAACTGCTGGCCGCCGACGGCTACGACCTGGTCTTGGTCGCGGACGAGGAAGCCGTTGATGCCCGCGCCGAGGAACTCGGGTCGAGCGGGGTCAGTGCCCGCGCGATCCGGGTGGATCTTCGCAACCCCGACGACGTCGATCAGCTCTACTACGCCGTCATCCAGGGCGCCACCGACGGCACGCGCCACCTCGACGTGGCCGTGCTGAACGCCGGTGCGGGCCGCGCCGGCCCGTTCGTCGAGGGGGATCTGGACACCGACCTGGGGATCATCGACCTCAACGTGCGCTCCACCACCCAGCTGGCCAAGCTGGTGCTGCGCGACATGGCGGCACGAGGGGCGGGCAAGGTGCTGTTCACCTCGTCGATCGCCGCCACGATGCCCGGTTCGCTGCAAACCGTCTACAACGCCTCGAAATCGTTCGTCCAGTCGCTGTCCGAAGCGCTACATGACGAGTTCCGCGACACGGACATCACCGTCACGGCGCTCATGCCGGGTCCCACCGACACCAACTTCTTCCGACGCGGCGGCATGCTGGACACCGTGGTCGGCCAGATGCCCAAGGACGATCCGGCCGAGGTCGCCAAGCAGGGATATGAAGCGCTGATGAGCGGCCGTCGCAAGGTGGTCGCCGAGTCCGTGTCCTCCAAGGCGATGGGCCTGGCCAACCGGGTGTTGCCGGATTCGGTCAAAGCCGCGGCGAGCCGGCTCATCTCCAGTCCGGCGGGACGGCACTGA
- a CDS encoding heavy metal translocating P-type ATPase — MTALAPTPARSRPVPPPRRSLGWLWSVASVRWAAAAMVLFLAGLAAQLLGAPEPVWWALYLACYATGGWEPAWAGVQALRERTLDVDLLMILAAIGAAAIGQVFDGALLIVIFATSGALEDVATARTERSVRGLLDLAPADATLLDSDGAQRVVAAEALRPGDQILIRPGERISADGTVFGGSSDVDQSSITGEPLPVTKQIGDDVFAGTLNTSGALQVTVTQDPSSTVMARIVAAVAEASATKASTQLFIEKVEQRYSVIVVAATLALFAIPLALGADLRSTLLRAMTFMIVASPCAVVLATMPPLLCAIANASRRGVLVKSAVAMERLADTHVVVLDKTGTLTTGAPQVAHVVPLDGTDVDRLLATAAAAEQFSEHPIGRAVVAEATTRAVAVPEATGFAAQAGRGVRAIVDGRPVEVLSPAAYAGPQVPTVAEIEDTGATAVVVTVDGRAIGILGLYDQARPGAVAAVQALRAVTGCSPVLLTGDNHAAAVRLAGQLGIDDVRAGLLPEDKAAAVREFESAGRRVLMVGDGVNDAPAMASAHSSMAMGRSGADLTVDTADVVTVGDDLSAIAAVVALSRRARRLVIANLVIAATVITVLVAWDLFGHLPLPLGVAGHEGSTILVALNGLRLLSNRAWPRLP; from the coding sequence ATGACCGCACTGGCGCCAACGCCGGCACGCAGCCGTCCCGTGCCGCCACCGCGTCGGTCGTTGGGCTGGCTGTGGTCGGTGGCCTCGGTGCGGTGGGCCGCCGCAGCGATGGTCCTGTTCCTGGCCGGGCTGGCCGCGCAACTCTTGGGGGCACCGGAACCGGTGTGGTGGGCGCTGTATCTGGCCTGCTACGCCACCGGCGGGTGGGAACCCGCGTGGGCGGGAGTGCAGGCGCTGCGCGAGCGCACGCTGGACGTCGATCTGCTGATGATCCTGGCGGCGATCGGTGCGGCAGCCATCGGGCAGGTGTTCGACGGCGCGCTGTTGATCGTCATCTTCGCGACGTCGGGCGCGTTGGAGGACGTGGCCACCGCACGCACCGAACGTTCGGTGCGGGGTCTGCTCGACCTCGCCCCCGCGGACGCGACTCTGCTGGACAGCGACGGCGCCCAGCGCGTCGTCGCCGCAGAGGCATTGCGGCCCGGCGACCAGATCCTCATCCGGCCCGGAGAGCGGATTTCGGCTGACGGCACCGTGTTCGGTGGATCCTCGGACGTCGACCAGTCCTCGATCACCGGTGAACCGCTGCCGGTCACCAAACAGATCGGTGACGACGTCTTCGCCGGAACGCTCAACACCTCCGGAGCGCTGCAGGTCACCGTCACCCAAGACCCCTCCAGCACGGTGATGGCCCGCATCGTGGCGGCCGTCGCCGAGGCCTCGGCGACCAAGGCTTCGACCCAGCTGTTCATCGAGAAGGTCGAGCAGCGCTATTCGGTGATCGTCGTGGCGGCCACCCTGGCACTGTTCGCGATACCGTTGGCACTGGGCGCCGATCTGCGCTCAACTCTGTTGCGCGCCATGACTTTCATGATCGTGGCCTCGCCGTGCGCGGTCGTTCTCGCCACCATGCCGCCCCTGCTGTGCGCGATAGCCAATGCCAGCCGCCGCGGTGTGCTGGTGAAATCCGCGGTCGCGATGGAGCGGCTGGCCGATACGCACGTCGTCGTGCTCGACAAGACCGGAACCCTGACCACCGGCGCGCCCCAGGTAGCGCACGTGGTTCCCCTGGACGGCACCGACGTGGACCGTCTACTCGCAACTGCCGCTGCCGCAGAGCAATTCAGCGAACATCCGATCGGGCGGGCCGTCGTCGCCGAGGCGACAACCCGCGCCGTCGCGGTGCCGGAAGCGACCGGTTTCGCCGCGCAAGCGGGCCGCGGGGTCCGCGCGATCGTCGACGGACGCCCGGTCGAGGTACTCAGCCCGGCGGCCTATGCGGGTCCGCAGGTCCCGACCGTGGCCGAGATCGAGGACACCGGGGCGACCGCCGTCGTGGTGACCGTCGACGGCCGGGCGATCGGGATACTGGGACTGTACGATCAGGCCCGTCCGGGGGCGGTGGCGGCGGTGCAGGCACTGCGTGCGGTCACCGGGTGCTCGCCCGTGCTGCTCACCGGTGACAACCACGCCGCGGCTGTCCGGCTGGCCGGGCAACTGGGCATCGACGATGTGCGGGCCGGATTGCTACCCGAAGACAAGGCTGCCGCGGTCCGGGAGTTTGAATCAGCCGGGCGGCGCGTGCTCATGGTGGGCGACGGGGTCAACGACGCGCCGGCCATGGCGTCCGCGCATTCCTCGATGGCGATGGGGCGCAGCGGTGCCGACCTGACCGTCGACACCGCCGACGTCGTCACCGTCGGCGACGACCTGTCGGCCATCGCCGCGGTGGTCGCGCTCTCCCGGCGGGCCCGGCGGCTGGTGATCGCCAACCTGGTGATCGCGGCCACCGTCATCACCGTCCTGGTGGCGTGGGACCTGTTCGGGCACTTGCCGTTACCGCTGGGCGTGGCCGGCCATGAGGGCTCGACCATCCTGGTCGCCCTCAACGGGCTGCGGCTGCTGAGCAACCGCGCGTGGCCCCGCCTGCCCTAG
- a CDS encoding SRPBCC family protein — MESSPAAVDSSLTVKRDTTATRKQVWDVVADGWTYSQWVVGNTRMRAVDPNWPAPGSLIHHTIGIWPVVVNDETEVESCTPGEELVLLAKTRPFGMARIVLRLADTPTGSRIEMAEVPVGGPLNWIPRRLALMAVYPRNRECTERLVALAERRTEPE, encoded by the coding sequence ATGGAATCTTCCCCGGCAGCAGTGGACAGTTCACTCACCGTCAAACGCGATACGACAGCGACCCGCAAGCAGGTGTGGGATGTCGTCGCCGACGGGTGGACGTATTCGCAGTGGGTGGTGGGCAATACGCGGATGCGTGCGGTGGATCCGAACTGGCCCGCCCCGGGCAGTCTGATCCACCACACGATCGGCATCTGGCCGGTCGTGGTCAATGACGAGACCGAGGTCGAATCCTGTACGCCGGGTGAGGAACTCGTGCTCCTGGCCAAGACCCGCCCGTTCGGGATGGCCCGCATCGTCTTGCGTCTCGCGGATACCCCCACGGGATCACGCATCGAGATGGCGGAGGTGCCGGTCGGTGGGCCGCTGAACTGGATCCCGCGGCGGCTGGCGCTGATGGCCGTCTACCCTCGCAACCGGGAATGCACCGAACGCTTGGTGGCCCTGGCCGAACGTCGGACCGAGCCGGAATGA
- a CDS encoding response regulator, with the protein MTPTNAAKTRVLVIDDEPQILRALRINLSVRGYEVDTATNGGQGLRAAADHRPDVIVLDLGLPDMSGIEVLAGLRGWLSAPVIVLSARTDSSDKVEALDAGADDYVTKPFGMDEFLARLRAAVRRGAAASETDEPVIETSSFTVDLAAKKVTKNNHEVHLTPTEWGMLEMLVRNRGKLVGREELLREVWGPAYAKETHYLRVYLAQLRRKLEDDPSHPVHLLTEAGMGYRFQE; encoded by the coding sequence ATGACACCCACCAACGCCGCCAAGACCCGCGTGCTCGTGATCGACGACGAACCGCAGATTCTCCGTGCGCTGCGGATCAACCTGTCGGTGCGCGGCTATGAGGTCGACACCGCCACCAACGGCGGGCAGGGCCTGCGCGCCGCCGCCGATCACCGGCCCGATGTGATCGTGCTCGACCTGGGTCTGCCGGACATGTCGGGCATCGAGGTGCTGGCCGGGCTTCGCGGTTGGCTGTCGGCACCGGTGATCGTGCTCTCGGCCCGCACCGACTCGTCCGACAAGGTCGAGGCGCTCGACGCCGGTGCCGACGACTACGTCACCAAACCCTTTGGTATGGACGAATTTCTGGCCCGGCTGCGCGCCGCCGTGCGTCGCGGTGCGGCGGCGTCGGAAACCGACGAACCCGTCATCGAAACCTCATCGTTCACCGTCGACCTCGCGGCCAAGAAGGTGACCAAGAACAACCACGAGGTGCATCTGACGCCCACCGAGTGGGGCATGTTGGAGATGCTGGTGCGCAACCGCGGCAAGTTGGTGGGCCGCGAAGAGCTGCTGCGTGAGGTGTGGGGGCCGGCCTACGCGAAGGAAACTCACTATCTGCGGGTCTATCTGGCCCAGCTGCGCCGCAAGCTCGAAGACGATCCGTCCCATCCGGTGCACCTGCTGACCGAGGCCGGGATGGGATACCGCTTCCAGGAATGA
- a CDS encoding prolipoprotein diacylglyceryl transferase, whose translation MTAQWHLGPLSVGVHNLFVALGVSAALLVFVAEARRRGAVNEQSVVAAAGALIGGAIGMRLTGWVRHLDFSANPSLAQAWQFGSRSILGGLLGAYLGVLIAKRLGGYRGKTGDLFAPAVALGMAIGRIGCHLTEAPGRPTTLPWGIHAPADVPECPGCLTGAAMHPSFLYEIAFQLAAFAVLLWLRPRIGRPGELFVLYIAGYAVFRFLVEFVRENETVWLDLTRPQWFLLPSLLILGFRLWYGYRRGYYRNPAHTQEVPA comes from the coding sequence GTGACTGCGCAGTGGCACCTGGGGCCTCTCAGCGTCGGGGTGCACAACCTGTTCGTCGCGCTCGGGGTGTCCGCCGCACTGCTGGTGTTCGTGGCCGAGGCGCGCCGGCGCGGCGCGGTCAACGAGCAGTCCGTGGTGGCCGCGGCCGGGGCGCTGATCGGCGGCGCGATCGGGATGAGGCTGACCGGGTGGGTGCGCCACCTGGATTTCAGTGCGAATCCGAGCCTGGCGCAGGCCTGGCAGTTCGGCTCGCGCAGCATTCTCGGCGGACTGCTCGGCGCCTACCTCGGGGTGCTCATCGCCAAGCGTCTCGGGGGTTATCGCGGCAAGACCGGCGACCTGTTCGCCCCCGCGGTCGCGCTCGGCATGGCGATCGGCCGCATCGGCTGCCACCTCACCGAAGCCCCCGGTCGGCCGACCACCCTGCCGTGGGGCATCCACGCACCGGCCGATGTCCCCGAATGCCCCGGGTGCCTCACCGGTGCCGCCATGCACCCGTCATTTCTCTACGAGATCGCCTTCCAGCTCGCCGCATTCGCGGTGTTGCTGTGGCTGCGCCCCCGCATCGGCAGGCCCGGTGAACTGTTCGTGCTCTACATCGCCGGTTACGCGGTGTTCCGCTTCCTCGTCGAGTTCGTCCGCGAGAACGAGACCGTGTGGCTGGATCTGACCCGCCCGCAATGGTTCTTGCTGCCATCGTTGCTGATCCTGGGATTTCGGCTGTGGTACGGCTACCGCCGCGGGTACTATCGCAACCCAGCCCACACGCAGGAGGTGCCCGCATGA
- a CDS encoding ArsR/SmtB family transcription factor, producing the protein MGHGVEGRPTPPASLDAASAAKVAETLQALASPNRLLILTRLRESPCSVTELSAAVGMEQPAVSNQLRLLRALGLVTGDRSGRNIVYRLYDSHVAQLLDEAIYHIEHLRLGARDTIA; encoded by the coding sequence ATGGGACACGGAGTTGAGGGACGGCCGACGCCGCCCGCGTCCCTCGATGCCGCATCGGCGGCCAAAGTCGCCGAGACGCTACAGGCCCTGGCCTCCCCCAACCGCTTGCTGATTCTGACCCGGCTGCGGGAGTCACCCTGCTCGGTCACCGAGTTGTCCGCCGCCGTAGGCATGGAGCAGCCCGCCGTGTCCAATCAACTCCGGTTATTGCGGGCGCTCGGCCTCGTGACCGGTGACAGGTCCGGCCGCAACATCGTTTACCGGCTGTACGACAGCCACGTCGCACAACTGCTCGACGAAGCCATCTACCACATCGAGCATCTCCGACTCGGGGCCCGCGACACCATCGCGTAA
- a CDS encoding propionyl-CoA synthetase encodes MVAGLPGSGQVKRGCRPQTKGHRLSIICEVVPGLEVTQITVCAMSGYRDLFTASLSDPATFWADAAKAVTWTSEPQRILDDTNPPFYRWFPDGELNTCANALDRHVTERGDQTALIYDSPVTGTKATYTYRELRDATARFAGALRGLGVNKGDLVVIYMPMVPEAVIAMLACARLGAVHSVVFGGFAANELATRIDDARPVVVVSASCGIEPTRIVEYKPMLDAALQIAEHKPTACVILQREQCPCELVDGRDHDWQQLVADAAPADPVPVAATDPLYVLYTSGTTGKPKGIVRDNGGHAVALLWSMRHIYDVAPGDVFWAASDVGWVVGHSYIVYAPLLLGATTVLYEGKPIGTPDAGAFWRVAAEYGVKALFTAPTAIRAIKKEDPDASRLADYDLSGLKYLFQAGERLDPDTYHWAADKLGIPVVDHWWQTETGWAIAADPMGVEALPIKAGSATVPMPGYDVQILRSDGTRCEAGEEGAICIKLPLPPGTLPTLWGDDHRYVASYLSAFTGYYLTGDGGYMDSDGYLFVMGRTDDVINVAGHRLSTGSIEAVLADHPAVAECAVIGVADELKGQVPRGFVVLKSGASGDNITSELVDRVRESIGAVAVFKKVDVVAALPKTRSGKILRKTMRGIADGLDEPVPSTIEDPAVLDALKDVLRP; translated from the coding sequence ATGGTCGCTGGGCTACCCGGCAGCGGCCAAGTCAAACGTGGCTGCCGCCCGCAGACAAAAGGCCACCGTTTGTCGATCATTTGCGAAGTAGTGCCGGGTTTGGAAGTGACGCAGATTACGGTTTGCGCTATGTCCGGTTACCGCGATCTGTTCACAGCCAGCCTCAGCGACCCAGCCACCTTCTGGGCCGACGCCGCCAAGGCGGTGACCTGGACGTCCGAGCCGCAGCGCATTCTCGACGACACCAACCCGCCGTTCTACCGGTGGTTCCCCGACGGGGAGCTCAACACCTGCGCCAACGCCCTGGACCGCCACGTCACCGAGCGCGGTGATCAGACCGCCCTGATCTACGACTCTCCCGTCACCGGCACCAAGGCCACCTACACCTACCGCGAATTGCGCGACGCCACTGCCCGGTTCGCCGGGGCCTTGCGGGGCCTCGGCGTCAACAAGGGCGATCTTGTGGTGATCTACATGCCGATGGTCCCCGAGGCCGTCATCGCGATGCTGGCGTGCGCCCGGCTCGGCGCGGTCCACTCGGTGGTGTTCGGCGGGTTCGCCGCCAATGAGCTGGCCACCCGTATCGACGATGCCCGGCCGGTGGTCGTGGTCAGCGCGTCCTGCGGCATCGAACCGACGCGCATCGTCGAGTACAAACCCATGCTGGACGCGGCCCTGCAGATCGCCGAGCACAAGCCCACCGCATGCGTCATCCTGCAGCGCGAACAGTGTCCCTGCGAACTCGTCGACGGGCGCGATCACGACTGGCAGCAGCTGGTGGCCGACGCCGCACCGGCCGATCCGGTGCCGGTGGCCGCCACCGACCCGCTGTATGTGCTGTACACCTCGGGCACCACCGGTAAACCCAAGGGCATCGTCCGCGACAACGGCGGGCACGCGGTGGCCCTGCTGTGGAGCATGCGCCACATCTACGACGTGGCACCCGGCGACGTGTTCTGGGCGGCCTCCGACGTCGGCTGGGTGGTCGGCCACTCCTACATCGTGTACGCGCCGTTGCTGCTGGGCGCGACAACCGTTCTCTACGAAGGCAAACCGATCGGAACGCCTGATGCCGGGGCGTTCTGGCGGGTGGCCGCCGAATACGGCGTCAAGGCGCTGTTCACCGCCCCGACGGCGATCCGCGCGATCAAGAAAGAAGATCCCGACGCCTCGCGTCTGGCCGATTACGACCTGTCCGGGCTCAAATACCTGTTCCAGGCCGGCGAACGCCTCGACCCCGACACCTACCACTGGGCCGCCGACAAACTCGGCATCCCCGTCGTCGACCACTGGTGGCAGACCGAAACCGGGTGGGCCATCGCCGCCGACCCGATGGGCGTCGAAGCCCTGCCGATCAAGGCCGGATCGGCCACGGTGCCGATGCCGGGTTATGACGTGCAGATCCTGCGTTCGGACGGCACCCGCTGCGAGGCCGGTGAGGAAGGCGCCATCTGCATCAAGCTGCCGCTGCCGCCGGGCACGCTGCCCACGCTGTGGGGCGACGACCATCGCTACGTCGCGTCGTATCTGTCGGCGTTCACCGGGTACTACCTCACCGGCGACGGCGGCTACATGGACTCCGACGGCTACCTGTTCGTGATGGGCCGCACCGACGACGTGATCAACGTTGCCGGGCACCGGTTGTCGACAGGGTCGATCGAGGCCGTGCTGGCCGACCATCCCGCGGTGGCCGAGTGTGCGGTGATCGGTGTCGCCGACGAACTCAAGGGCCAGGTGCCGCGCGGGTTCGTGGTGCTCAAGTCCGGGGCTTCCGGGGACAACATCACCTCGGAGCTTGTTGATCGGGTGCGCGAAAGCATCGGCGCGGTCGCGGTTTTCAAGAAGGTCGACGTGGTCGCCGCCCTGCCGAAGACACGCTCGGGCAAGATCCTGCGCAAGACCATGCGGGGTATCGCCGACGGGCTGGACGAGCCGGTGCCTTCCACCATCGAAGATCCCGCGGTGCTCGACGCCCTCAAGGATGTCCTGCGCCCCTAG
- a CDS encoding radical SAM protein codes for MGLRGDRLHRYVTAFCPRCHDEAPERPLADVVRLAGILVERDGHIWLERGCRTHGLVRTLYDEDPEILSYLEEWTAPTKAHIPDVAGNFDPIPSAYLRGLPEMQTQHTCILLEDIAETCNLRCPTCFTDSSPDLRHVVPTADVLANVDQRLARENGRIDVLMLSGGEPTLHPNLADLLEQLVTRPITRILINSNGVRIANDDRLLDLLTKHRERVEVYLQYDGLSEQAHRHHRGGDLRRTKSQALQRLSEREIFTTLVMTCALGVNDDEIGDMVRLALDTPYVGGLTIQPQFGSGRSGVIDPLNRLTHTGVLKRLGPQTGGAVTWRDLTALPCSHPHCCSVGYLVRDDSDRWRSLVALIGTESLKDKLGLVSNRIADTEIPRELRMAVQESLLGLLSEQSSLSHPQIGDVWRAICESCDLGMGTLLTLASSALPGRRGKIRRLLGERVVRLTVKPFMDMSTMIEERLTQCCVHVGTRSGQPDNAQHQCAPFCAVQAWPALGRQRMSLSVGQELPLIEIR; via the coding sequence ATGGGGTTGCGCGGCGACCGGCTGCACCGATACGTCACCGCGTTCTGCCCGCGCTGCCACGACGAGGCACCCGAGCGCCCGCTGGCCGATGTAGTCCGTCTGGCCGGCATCCTGGTCGAACGCGACGGACACATCTGGCTCGAACGCGGCTGCCGCACACATGGATTGGTCCGTACCCTGTACGACGAGGATCCCGAGATCCTGTCCTATCTGGAAGAGTGGACCGCCCCGACCAAGGCCCACATCCCCGACGTCGCGGGGAACTTCGACCCGATTCCCTCGGCCTATCTGCGCGGCCTGCCCGAGATGCAGACGCAACACACCTGCATCCTGCTGGAGGACATCGCCGAGACCTGCAACCTGCGCTGCCCGACCTGCTTCACCGACAGCTCACCCGACCTGCGCCACGTGGTGCCCACCGCCGACGTGCTGGCCAACGTGGACCAGCGACTGGCCCGCGAGAACGGCCGCATCGACGTCCTGATGCTCAGCGGGGGCGAGCCCACCCTGCACCCCAACCTCGCCGACCTGCTCGAGCAGCTGGTCACCCGGCCGATCACCCGAATCCTGATCAACAGCAACGGAGTCCGCATCGCCAACGACGACCGGTTGCTCGACCTGCTGACCAAGCACCGTGAACGCGTCGAGGTCTACCTGCAATACGACGGGCTGTCCGAGCAGGCGCACCGCCACCACCGCGGCGGCGACCTGAGGCGGACCAAAAGCCAAGCCCTACAGCGGCTCTCCGAGCGAGAGATCTTCACGACCCTGGTGATGACCTGCGCTCTGGGCGTCAACGACGACGAGATCGGGGACATGGTCCGGCTGGCCCTGGACACCCCGTACGTCGGCGGGCTCACCATCCAGCCGCAGTTCGGCTCCGGCCGCTCCGGCGTCATCGACCCGTTGAACCGGCTCACCCACACCGGGGTGCTCAAGCGGCTGGGACCGCAGACCGGCGGCGCCGTCACCTGGCGCGATCTGACCGCGCTGCCGTGCTCGCACCCGCACTGCTGTTCGGTCGGCTACCTGGTCCGCGACGACAGCGACCGGTGGCGCTCGCTGGTGGCGCTGATCGGCACCGAGAGCCTCAAGGACAAGCTGGGACTGGTCTCCAACCGCATCGCCGACACCGAGATACCCCGCGAGCTGCGCATGGCGGTGCAGGAGTCACTGCTCGGCTTGCTGTCCGAGCAGTCCTCGCTGTCGCACCCTCAGATCGGGGATGTGTGGCGAGCGATCTGTGAGAGTTGCGATCTGGGCATGGGAACGCTGCTGACGCTCGCGTCGTCGGCACTGCCGGGCCGCCGCGGCAAGATCCGCCGGTTGCTCGGCGAGCGCGTGGTGCGCCTGACCGTCAAACCGTTCATGGACATGTCCACGATGATCGAAGAGCGCCTCACACAATGCTGTGTGCACGTCGGAACCCGCTCCGGGCAACCAGACAACGCGCAGCATCAGTGCGCACCCTTCTGCGCCGTGCAAGCCTGGCCCGCGCTGGGGCGTCAACGGATGTCGCTCTCGGTGGGGCAGGAATTACCGCTCATCGAGATTCGATGA
- a CDS encoding phytoene desaturase family protein: MIRDTADAVVIGAGHNGLVAAAMLADAGWDVVVLEAQPVPGGAVKSAELFPGYVSDLYSAFYPLSVVSPALAALHLEDHGLQWTHAPAVVGHARSADDDDAPVIYRELDRTASELERRTPGDGRRWYALFEQWEQIRDGLISALFAPFPPVRGVVGLLRALGTAEALRLAHALLLPAGVLADRLFIGDAARLLLLGNAMHADVPIDAPGSGVMGYLLLMMAQDRGWPVPVGGAGQLATALVNRARSAGARIECDRRVERIEVSGGRAVAVHTADGASVRVRRAVIADTSAPRLYRDLLPVQAVPAAVTESMSHFVWDTPVLKVNYALDAPVPWKSKSLNDAGTVHLGADRDGLIRWMADLNTATLPEHPFMLFGQMSTADPSRSPAGAESAWAYTHLPRELADDASAERLAETVSQVLEDHAPGFADHVVATSIQRPSDLQAGDANLHTGAVNGGTSQLFQQLIFRPAPGFGRAETPVPNVYLGSAGATPGGGVHGICGRNAARAALADDGMLGWPRRRLSRAVLALTAGSR, translated from the coding sequence ATGATCCGTGACACCGCCGACGCCGTGGTGATCGGGGCCGGGCACAACGGGCTGGTGGCCGCGGCGATGCTGGCCGACGCGGGCTGGGACGTGGTGGTTTTGGAGGCGCAGCCCGTGCCCGGGGGAGCGGTGAAGAGCGCCGAACTCTTCCCGGGCTATGTCAGTGACCTCTACAGCGCGTTCTATCCGTTGTCGGTGGTGTCCCCGGCGCTGGCCGCGCTGCATCTTGAGGACCATGGGCTGCAGTGGACGCATGCTCCCGCGGTGGTCGGGCACGCACGGTCGGCCGATGATGATGATGCCCCGGTGATCTATCGCGAACTGGACCGCACCGCAAGCGAGTTGGAGCGACGCACGCCGGGTGACGGCCGGCGCTGGTACGCACTCTTCGAACAGTGGGAGCAGATCCGCGACGGACTCATCTCGGCTCTGTTCGCACCGTTTCCTCCGGTGCGCGGGGTGGTCGGGTTGTTGCGCGCGCTGGGTACGGCCGAGGCGCTGCGTCTGGCCCACGCGTTGCTGTTGCCGGCGGGCGTGCTGGCCGATCGGTTGTTCATCGGCGACGCGGCCCGATTGTTGCTGCTGGGCAACGCGATGCATGCGGATGTGCCGATCGATGCACCGGGCAGTGGGGTGATGGGTTACCTGCTGTTGATGATGGCCCAGGACCGCGGCTGGCCGGTACCGGTGGGTGGCGCCGGCCAGTTGGCGACGGCACTCGTGAACCGGGCGCGCTCGGCCGGGGCCCGCATCGAATGCGACCGACGGGTCGAGCGGATCGAGGTCAGCGGCGGTCGGGCGGTCGCCGTGCATACCGCTGACGGGGCCTCGGTGCGGGTACGCCGGGCGGTGATCGCCGATACCTCCGCGCCACGGCTCTATCGGGACCTGCTGCCCGTACAGGCCGTGCCTGCCGCCGTGACCGAGAGCATGAGCCACTTTGTCTGGGATACACCGGTTTTGAAGGTGAATTACGCGCTCGACGCGCCGGTGCCGTGGAAGTCCAAGAGTCTGAACGACGCGGGCACCGTACATCTGGGCGCTGATCGCGACGGCTTGATCCGCTGGATGGCCGACCTGAACACCGCGACCCTTCCCGAGCATCCCTTCATGTTGTTCGGCCAGATGTCGACCGCCGATCCCAGCCGGTCACCGGCAGGTGCCGAGAGTGCTTGGGCCTACACGCACCTGCCACGCGAGCTGGCAGACGATGCGTCCGCGGAACGCCTGGCCGAGACGGTAAGCCAGGTGCTCGAGGACCACGCTCCCGGCTTCGCCGACCACGTCGTCGCCACCAGTATCCAGCGTCCGTCGGATCTGCAGGCCGGCGACGCGAACCTGCACACCGGCGCGGTCAACGGCGGGACCTCGCAGCTGTTCCAGCAGTTGATCTTCCGGCCGGCGCCCGGTTTCGGCCGGGCCGAGACGCCGGTGCCCAATGTCTACCTCGGCAGCGCGGGAGCCACGCCCGGTGGCGGGGTGCACGGCATCTGCGGCCGCAATGCCGCCCGGGCCGCACTGGCCGACGACGGCATGCTCGGGTGGCCGCGCCGGCGCCTCAGCCGCGCGGTCCTTGCGCTCACCGCGGGCTCTCGGTAG